The sequence ACTCAGGCCCTGCTGCATGCTCAGCCCATTGTCAGCATTCGCGTGTGGGGCGTCGGGCGGGACAGTGGAAGGTGGGAGCTGCGCCTGGGATCCTAGGGCGGGGACTCATCCATCAGTCAGAGTGGGGGCTCTCCTCCCTAACTTTATTCTTTGCCTCTCTTGTGCTGCCGGACCCAGAGAGAGGTACTTATGCCTAATTTAccttcctgttcctcctcccaCACCTGGACCAGACGCCTCAAAGCACCTGAGGTCCCCTATtctgccctgccccttcctgcccgCTGTGCTCGCCCATTTTTCCCTCCTCAGCATGCTTGCCTGTCTACCCATCAGCCAGAAGGCAGCACCCACAGGACAGCATCCTGAGGCTGGAAGCCCTGAGGAGCTGCGATGGACAGGGAGGGTGTGGGTTTGTAGGGATGATGCCTCGCACTGGATGGCACTGGGAGACACtgaggtgcccctcccccaacagggACTTTGCCTACGTAGCTCGTGATAAACTGACCCAGATGCTCAAGTGCCACGTGTTTCGCTGTGAGGCACCTGCCAAGAACATCGCCACCAGCCTGCATGAGATCTGCTCTAAGGCACGGCCCCCTCCACTCCTTGGACTAGCTGCCACCTTTGCTCTACAAGGATGTGGGTGGGGTCactgagttggggtgggggggctccagGGCAACGAAGCCCTAATGGATTCTCCCTCGCTCCTCCCCTCCGCTTCTCCCTTCCTCAGATCATGGCCGAACGGCGTAATGCCCGCTGCTTGGTAAATGGACTCTCCCTGGACCACTCTAAACTTGTGGACGTCCCTTTCCAAGGTCAGTGACACAACTCTTCCAGATCCAGCTCATCTGTGTTAGCAAAGGTGCAGTGACTCAAGAAAAGGCATGTGCTACTACATGGACATGATAAAAAATGGGCACATGGAGACTGAATTCTTTGGAGCAAATAAGTGAAGGGACTCTGGTTAAAGGcagatggggaaggggtggaggtgaGGACTTGGCTGGGTGCATGTCCAGCTTATGCCCTCATGGTGGGGACTGGGGGGTGAGCAAGACCTGCCACCACAGTTgatcctccttttcttttccacagtggaATTCCCAGCACCCAAGAATGAGTTGGTACAAAAGTTCCAAGTCTATTACCTGGGGAACGTGCCTGTTGCTAAACCTGTTGGTATGTGTGTTCTTTACCTAGGGACCACCAACACTGATCCCAAAGCAATGCTCCCACCTTCTGCCTCCCAATACCTCTTTTATCAGACCTTCCTCATGCTTGATGTCACCTTGCCCTTTAAAGGTACACCTTCTGTACCTCTGTCCCATCTGCACTCTGTGTCCTGCCTATAGCAGCAATTGGCATGCCTTTATGGAGTGTGAACCAATGAACTAGGCAAGGGAGACCAACTCTTGCATCCCGTGGAAAAACTTTGATTGGGTTGGGAGGTAGGTCTTAGATGACTGGAAACACCAAGTAGCAGCTGGGAGCTGGGTTTGGTATTACAGCACTATGAGCTGTGAGCACCTAGAGAGGAAGCAGTGAGCATAATTGTGAGATGCTTTATTGTTTGTGAAGTACTTCTATatatgtcatttaaattttatttttatttttttaatgtttatttttttgagagagagacacacagagtgcgagtgggggagaagcagagagcaagggagacacagaatctgcagtaagctccggctctgagctgtcagcacagagcccgctgcggggcttgaacttgtgaactatgagatcatgacctgagcctaagtcggatgcttaaccgactgagccacccaggtgcccctttgtcaTTTAACTTTTGATGATCCTATGAAGTTGGGATTTTGGTAAtacccattttgtagataagggGACTGAGAGTAGAAATCTGGTTCTCACTTATATTTCCAGTGCTTTCACAGTACctgttatttatttgttcatttggctAACAAATACATATAAAGCCTACCATGTGCTAGGTCCTGGGAGAACAATGGCCACAGCTTTCATGGAGgttacagcagaaaaaaaaaaaagaattaatcaaataatcatattaataataaatgtgtaattACAAATGAACATTCATTGAAAGAAAGTAGCAAGGTGCTATAAAACTTGTAACAGAGGAACTTCATTTTGTTTAGAATGTCAAAAAAGACTTtcttgagaaagtgacatttgaactaAGACCAAAAAATGAATAGGAGCTAATGTGGCAAAATGGGATAGAGATGAGAATAAAGCAGGGGAAGATCATTCCAGGCAGAATGAACAGTGTAGGGGAGGACCCATAGTGGAAGGCATTTTGGTACTTCAAAGGCATTGAGAGAAGATGATTGGTGCCAGATGACGCTGGGATCTGGGTAGCAGTCAGACACTGTGGGACCCCATAGGCCATGTTAATGATTTGTCTTCATCCTAAGAACAGCAAGGAGCTATAGAAGAGTTTTCAGGAGGCACTTGGCATAATCAGATTAGAATGTTGTAAACGCTTGCTTTGGCTATGCCATGGAGAAAGATGTTTAGCAGGTGGAAGTGGACGTGAAGAACTCAGTTGGGAGGGTCTTGGGAGTAGTCATGGCTGGTAAGAAGAGTATTGTGGACTGTGGTGGAGCTGAAGAAGAGTGTGCAGATTCAAGAGATGTTTAGACAATTAAAATCAAATATCTTGGTGATTGACTGAAGGTGGGACGAGGGACAGAGGCATTCAGGCTGACTCCTGACTTCCTGGCTTTGGGAACTAACTGGATGGTGATGTCATTCTCTAAAGGTAGCAGACTTTGGAAGAGGCCAGTTTTGGTATAGAGATTggagttcagttttggacatgCCAATTTTGATGTGCCTTGGGGAGGCTGAGTGGCAAACTCAGGTTGGCAGCTGAATTGACAGAGGAGAGGTCTGGGTTGCAGATTCAAATGTGGCATTATTGGGTTATAGAGGTAATCAAAGCCATGAGTGTAGAGAAGACTGACCCCCGAAAGTAGGCAACCCAcagtgaaaagagaaatgagGCTAGGCTTAGCTTTTAGGTCCTCCAGCATTTAATGGACAGTGCAGGAGGATGAAATTGACAAGGATAGTGAGAGCAGCAGGAGAGaggccagaggaaaaaaagagactgcTTCAAGATGTGGTCGGGTGTCACATCAAAAGATACTTAGGAAGAACTCAAAAGTgtttggtgaatggataaacaaatcaaagaatgaatgagattTGCCTCAAATGACATGGCCAGGAGATGGTAGACCTAGGACTCAAACCTGGTCATCTTcaattctctgctcttcccctcaAACAATGCTGACTTTAATGACCAGCATCTTATATCCAATGAAGAAACCCTTCTTGGAAAGGATGGGGATTGAGGTGGGGTGTGAAAGAAGGCCCGGATTTGCAGCGGGGAATTGGTATTCCAGTTAGGTTGAATGGTACTGCCACAGACATGGAGCTGGAGGTGAGAAAATCATGTtcagggagcaggaaggaagcTTGGCTGACCTCTTCACCTTTGCTTTCGTTTCTTTTTGCCTTTCACCCTCAACTTTCAAACCCTCATTGCCTCTTCCGGTTACTACCCCTACTCTCTTGTCTTTCTGCCACCTTACATAGGTTCTCATAATGATGAAGCAAGCATCTGCAATCCTTGACGCTCCTCTGCTGCCTGTCACCTTGATGGGTCTGCTCTGTTGAGTCCCTAACCTCACTTCTTGCTTTGTCTTATGCTCCCTTTGTAACCTCTAGGAGTTTAGCATTGGCCCCTCCTAAAGCTGCAATATTCActcaatcattcatttattcaacgaATAAGTATTGAATGCCTGatttgtgccagacactattctaggtTCTTGGTATACATGAATGAACAAAACTGACAGACTACTGCCTTCAGGTAGCTGACATTCTAGCCAGGAGAGAGAGGCAATAACAAAATTACATACTATGTTGGAAGGCAACAAttgatctggaaaaaaaaatgcacagtagGATAAGGGGTATTGGGAATGCAGGGCTGGGGTTCAGGGTGTAGGTTTCACTCCTGAGTTGTTACCAAATATGGCAGACTTTCTAGGCCACTTGCTCCACTACTTTCCCCCCGCCCCACGCtgatcctccccctcctctgagGCCAGGCCCCATCCCCACAGCCCCATGAGCTTGTTAAGCTGTTTGACTTCGATATCTTGTCCACACTCATGGTCTTCAGGAGTTTCCATTGAGTGGTATAAATGTCAAAAACACCACAGCCCTTGGCAGTCGGATCTGACCCACTCAGGACTGCCTGTGTTGTCACCGTTATGTGGGCTTCTAGGTTCCTCGGTTATGCCAGTTTGGATGCATTTTCCCATGTTGCCTTCAGGGTGACTTGCTCGTACATCTGGAATTTCTTCAGTATATAATCCCTGTGCTAGGGTTGGGGACATGGGGATGAATTAAACTTGGCTTCTGTTCTTGAGATGGTCACAGCCCAGTGTGGAGAAAGGTTTTCTAGCAGTTACCAGATGTGCTAAGAGTTGTTCCTGCaacatcctctctcttccttgcagCAGGGAAGGCTTCCGGGCGGGACTTGGATGAACCCCAAAGGATGAGTATCGGGAGTTTCTCAGTCAAGAGGGAAAGGGTACTCCAAACCGAAGCTTTTCCACAGTTGCAGCCTGTGTCCCTCGAGGGCATCCTCTTCTCTTACTCTGCATTCCCCATCTGCCTAGTAGGGCATTTGCCAGGACTAGATGTTAATAAATGCTACATAAATCATTTGAAGCTCCGGGAGCAGTAAAATATGAGGCTTGACAGCTCAGATGAGGCCAGTTTTTGGAGGACCTGCATGCTTGGGAGAGGAGTTTGGCCTTGATCCAGTCAGAGGTAAGATGAGGAAGGCCAAGATGAGGGAGGACTTTCAAGGAAGACATTTGTCCTCTTCCTTGTCCTCTGCCCAAAGAGGGTCCATGTAGTCTGCTCCTTTGGGAGCCCGGAGGCACTGAGAGGGGCAAGAGGGCCCAGGAGTGGCCCACAGGGCTGCATGCCTCCACGTAGGCACTGCTTATTCTAACCTTTTAGCTGCGAAGGTAAAGACCAGTAGATCACACTGCCTGTTCATGAGTAGTGCAGGGACCAGCACCCATGCAGCACCATGCTATGTGCTTCTCCTGCCATGGTTTTCTGCTGAGTGCAGGCAAAAGTGGGATGCAGGAGTGAAGTGTTGAATAACAGTTTGAGATGGAGGAAACCACTGTGTTACAGAGGAAGTTGATTGATCTAAAAAGCCAGGAATCTTGCATTACTTCCTTTGAGCACATTATAGAAATTACTGAATCCAACTAAGATTTGACATTCCTTCTAGTTCTGAAAACTAGGAATATAAAGAAGGGAACTTTAAgcatcagtttccttatctgtaaaatggcaataaaagaaCCAATTGGGAGATTGTCATAGGTGTAAATGCAATTGTGCACTATAATGATGTAGCATGGTGGGACACAAAAGTCAACTTACCTCAAGTGGatacaaaacaaaccaaagtTTGGGTCTTGGGAGAGGAGTGGCCTTTAGGGGCTGGTTTGAGAGTTGTAGTGTGACGTAATTGAATGTCTGAATGTGGGTGAACACTGAGAGCCAAGATGTGGGGAGGTCAGAGCTTTGGGGGATCAGCTCATTTAGGAGGCTGAAGGAAGAGTCAGAATCAGGTGAAGAAAACCAAGCCTAGGATTCAATATTGAAGAAACCAGAAAAGTGCTAAATTACTGAAGCCAAGGAAGAGGGTACCAAGGAAAGGATACCTGTGCAGCATTGTACAGGGCTGTAAACTGGTGAAATGGGGATggagcaaaggccctggggtaaaCTCTCCCCACCCCTAGTGGTATCATGTTTGTGTCCATATCTTCCAGGGGTAGATGTGATAAATGGGGCCCTGGAGTCAGTCCTGTCCTCTAGTAGCCGTGAGCAGTGGACCCCAAGTCATGTCAGCGTGGCCCCTGCTACCCTTACCATCTTGCATCAGCAGGTAAAGACTGGGATGGGAGAAGGCATGGCTGTGCCTCGCcatggaggggagcctggggtggtgggggaagagCTGCCAGTAAGGTGGATGTGCTCAGTGGAAGAGAGGGTTGGGCTGTTCCTTTCTAActgggctccctccctccagacGGAAGCAGTGCTGGGGGAATGTCGGGTGcgtttcctctccttcctggctGTGGGCAGAGATGTCCACACATTTGCATTCATCATGGCTGCCGGCCCAGCCTCCTTCTGTTGCCACATGTTCTGGTGCGAGCCTAATGCTGCCAGCCTCTCAGAGGCTGTGCAAGCTGCCTGCATGGTAAGTGGGTAGGGTGATGGAGTGGTGATGCCCACCCCACATGGGGCAGGCTGGAGAGTGACTGCCGCACCTGCTTCTTTGCAGCTCCGCTACCAGAAGTGTCTGGATGCACGCTCCCAGGcctccacctcctgcctcccGGCACCCCCTGCAGAGTCCGTTGCCCGCCGTGTAGGGTGGACTGTCCGCAGGGGCGTTCAGTCGCTGTGGGGTTCCCTCAAGCCCAAACGCCTGGGGGCCCATACCCCCTGAAGTCCTCAGTCCTCCCTCCACCTGCTTGCATTGGGCCCCAGGGAACTCAAGGgtatggggcagggaggggccctaGAGGCTATTGTTAGGCCTCAGGCCCCCTCAAAGCTGCCCCTCCCTAGTAGCTGGGATTCCCTGCctaggggctggggagagagagacctaATCCCTTCGGGGAAATGACAATATCGGATTGATAAGAGGAGCAAGAAGCAAGGCCAGCCCCAGGCTCTCCACCCCCATGTTTCAGGTGGAGCAGGAGGAACTGGTCTAGGCCAGGCCCTATCTTGGTAGGGTCTGGCAGGGGCAGAAGGGGTACTGGTCCAGGCATGGGTCCCCTCCCCACTGTTCCATGGGCACCTCTGCTGTACTGATATCACTAATAAAGTCTGTC is a genomic window of Acinonyx jubatus isolate Ajub_Pintada_27869175 chromosome D1, VMU_Ajub_asm_v1.0, whole genome shotgun sequence containing:
- the APBB1 gene encoding amyloid beta precursor protein binding family B member 1 isoform X4, with translation MRVQDTSGTYYWHIPTGTTQWEPPGRASPSQGNSPQEESQLTWTGFAHGEGFEDGEFWKDEPSEEAPMDLGLKDPEEGTLSFPAQSLSPEPLPQEEEKLPPRNANPGIKCFAVRSLGWVEMTEEELAPGRSSVAVNNCIRQLSYHKNNLHDPMSGGWGEGKDLLLQLEDETLKLVEPQTQALLHAQPIVSIRVWGVGRDSGRDFAYVARDKLTQMLKCHVFRCEAPAKNIATSLHEICSKIMAERRNARCLVNGLSLDHSKLVDVPFQVEFPAPKNELVQKFQVYYLGNVPVAKPVGVDVINGALESVLSSSSREQWTPSHVSVAPATLTILHQQTEAVLGECRVRFLSFLAVGRDVHTFAFIMAAGPASFCCHMFWCEPNAASLSEAVQAACMLRYQKCLDARSQASTSCLPAPPAESVARRVGWTVRRGVQSLWGSLKPKRLGAHTP